A window of the Clostridiisalibacter paucivorans DSM 22131 genome harbors these coding sequences:
- a CDS encoding Na+/H+ antiporter NhaC family protein — translation MKKSITVITIIICMFITGTVFAVDPEVAQANAEKFGFLTLLPPLVAIILAFATKNVVLSLFIGVFSGTFLLGLNDHGVFGAVFYGGLSIIDQVLNSLADKWNAGIILQCLTIGGLIGLVTKMGGAKAVAESLSKKAKSPTSAQLITWVLGLFVFFDDYANSLIVGPIMRPVTDKLKISREKLAFIIDATAAPIAGIALISTWVGYEIGLIKDAYDSIGQSVNPYGVFMSTIPFRFYNILILVFIVTTAVLLKEFGPMYKVEKRARTTGEVLREGSNPMVSKETTGIEPIEGIKLSVWNAIIPIGILIISAFLGFYYNGYTALSDNPEMMEIINNAPLSIEAIRETFGASDASVVLFQAALLASIVALIMGVKQKLFSIGDGIDTWINGMKSLVITGVILLLAWSISGVIKELGTAKFMVSILSDTIPAFLLPSIIFVLGSIISFATGTSYGTMGILMPITIPLAFAIVPEQSYIIMNAGAVLTGAIFGDHCSPISDTTILSSMGAACDHIDHIKTQLFYAITVATISIVFGYIPVGLGVPVYIVLLIDLVMIFAVVNFFGKSVKEDQLQKSMSK, via the coding sequence ATGAAAAAAAGTATTACTGTGATAACTATCATAATATGTATGTTTATTACAGGAACTGTATTTGCCGTTGACCCAGAGGTTGCTCAGGCCAATGCAGAAAAGTTTGGTTTTCTTACATTGCTTCCACCATTGGTGGCAATTATATTGGCTTTTGCAACTAAAAATGTGGTATTATCTTTATTTATTGGTGTATTTTCAGGCACATTTTTATTGGGGCTAAATGATCATGGAGTATTTGGAGCTGTTTTTTATGGAGGACTAAGCATAATTGACCAAGTATTAAACTCATTAGCAGACAAATGGAATGCTGGAATAATTCTTCAATGTCTTACTATAGGAGGACTAATAGGATTGGTTACTAAGATGGGAGGAGCTAAAGCAGTTGCAGAATCTCTATCAAAAAAGGCAAAGTCTCCCACTAGTGCACAACTTATTACATGGGTTTTAGGGTTATTTGTATTCTTTGATGATTATGCTAATTCTCTAATAGTTGGGCCAATAATGAGACCTGTGACTGATAAACTTAAAATTTCAAGGGAAAAACTGGCGTTTATAATTGATGCTACAGCAGCACCTATTGCAGGGATTGCCCTTATATCTACATGGGTAGGATATGAAATAGGCCTAATAAAGGATGCGTATGATTCAATAGGTCAAAGTGTAAATCCCTATGGTGTATTTATGTCAACTATACCCTTTAGATTTTATAATATTTTGATATTAGTATTTATAGTTACTACAGCAGTATTATTAAAAGAGTTTGGGCCTATGTACAAGGTAGAAAAAAGAGCGAGGACTACTGGAGAAGTTCTTAGGGAGGGTTCTAATCCTATGGTTTCTAAGGAAACAACAGGGATAGAACCTATAGAAGGGATTAAGCTTAGTGTTTGGAATGCAATTATTCCCATAGGAATACTGATAATATCAGCATTCTTAGGATTTTATTATAATGGATATACTGCGTTATCAGACAACCCTGAGATGATGGAAATAATTAATAATGCACCACTATCTATTGAGGCAATAAGGGAAACATTTGGTGCATCTGATGCTAGTGTAGTATTATTTCAGGCAGCACTATTGGCCAGTATAGTGGCATTAATAATGGGAGTTAAACAAAAATTATTTTCTATAGGAGATGGAATCGATACTTGGATAAATGGTATGAAATCTTTAGTGATTACAGGTGTAATATTATTATTGGCATGGTCAATATCTGGAGTAATTAAAGAATTGGGTACTGCTAAATTTATGGTATCTATATTGTCAGATACGATACCAGCATTTTTGCTTCCATCGATTATATTTGTCTTGGGATCTATAATATCCTTCGCTACAGGTACATCCTATGGAACCATGGGAATATTAATGCCTATTACTATACCTTTAGCCTTTGCCATAGTGCCAGAGCAAAGTTATATTATTATGAATGCAGGGGCAGTTTTAACTGGTGCAATATTTGGAGATCACTGTTCACCCATTTCAGATACAACTATATTGTCATCTATGGGAGCTGCCTGTGACCATATAGATCATATTAAGACTCAGTTGTTTTATGCCATAACTGTTGCTACTATATCAATAGTATTTGGATATATACCAGTTGGACTGGGAGTACCAGTTTATATAGTATTATTAATAGATTTAGTTATGATATTTGCAGTTGTGAACTTCTTTGGTAAGTCTGTAAAGGAAGACCAATTACAAAAATCTATGAGTAAGTAG
- a CDS encoding methyl-accepting chemotaxis protein — MRSIKSKLILIFCSLVVVSTSLIAYLGFAKSSNGMNEVQYQVLKEKLSADINSANQYLKNEFGYLKLQNEKLVDKNGVSIEERYELVDTILKDLGNVATIFAKENNDFMRVITNIKKEDGSRAVGTFLGGDSKAYNSIIKGKRYVGEADILGESYLTAYDPIKDAKGQIIGILFVGISMTEVEALIQHNLDDIRNYFLLITFIVIIFSILIAFLAGKHITDPTKMAVSHIDTIANFDLTKDIPNKFTNKKDEIGALARSIKSIEDNLRNMIKKVGDTSEQVTSSSEELTATTQQSSIAAEEVAKTISEIAEGATNQAQNTAEGAEKLIELSELIEKDQHKLKELTMASKKVEELAKDGLGVMNNLSSKTKESSRAADDVYNSIIKTNESSTKIDQASNLISEITEQINLLALNAAIEAARAGEYGKGFAVVADEIRKLAEQSTQSTKIIDDMVNALQDNSDIAVKTMDGVGAILEEQVKNMKITEEKYLEIIKAIENTHKIIQGLNDSGHIMEQKKNEVNDTIDALSALAQQNAAGTEEVSASMEEQSASIEEITNASEGLARLAQALQNLISKFRI, encoded by the coding sequence ATGAGAAGTATAAAAAGCAAATTAATATTAATTTTTTGCAGTTTAGTTGTAGTATCTACTAGTTTGATTGCGTATTTAGGTTTTGCAAAAAGCTCCAATGGTATGAATGAAGTTCAATATCAAGTATTGAAAGAGAAACTTTCAGCAGATATTAATTCAGCTAATCAATATTTAAAAAATGAATTTGGATATCTAAAACTACAAAATGAAAAATTAGTTGATAAAAATGGTGTCAGTATAGAAGAAAGATATGAATTGGTCGATACAATTTTAAAAGATTTGGGAAATGTCGCCACTATATTTGCAAAGGAAAATAATGACTTTATGAGGGTTATTACGAATATCAAGAAAGAGGATGGAAGTAGAGCGGTAGGTACTTTTTTAGGAGGGGACAGCAAGGCATATAATAGTATTATAAAAGGCAAACGATATGTAGGGGAGGCAGATATATTAGGGGAATCTTATTTGACAGCATATGACCCTATAAAGGATGCGAAAGGCCAAATTATAGGTATTTTATTTGTTGGTATTTCTATGACAGAGGTAGAAGCTCTAATTCAACATAATTTAGATGATATAAGGAATTATTTTTTACTAATAACTTTTATTGTGATTATTTTTTCTATATTAATAGCGTTTTTGGCTGGTAAACATATTACTGATCCCACTAAAATGGCAGTTTCACATATAGATACAATAGCAAATTTTGATCTTACAAAAGATATACCAAATAAATTTACTAATAAAAAAGATGAAATAGGGGCATTGGCAAGGTCGATAAAGTCTATTGAAGATAATTTACGAAATATGATTAAGAAAGTAGGAGATACATCGGAACAAGTAACATCATCATCTGAAGAATTAACTGCTACTACTCAACAGTCTTCTATAGCAGCTGAAGAAGTTGCTAAAACTATATCTGAGATAGCAGAGGGAGCAACAAACCAAGCACAGAATACTGCAGAAGGAGCTGAAAAATTAATAGAGTTAAGTGAACTAATTGAAAAGGATCAACATAAATTAAAGGAGTTGACAATGGCATCGAAAAAAGTAGAAGAATTGGCTAAAGATGGTCTAGGTGTGATGAATAATTTATCTTCAAAAACTAAGGAAAGTAGTAGAGCGGCTGATGATGTATATAATAGCATTATCAAGACTAATGAGAGTTCTACAAAGATAGATCAAGCAAGTAATCTAATAAGTGAAATAACAGAGCAAATTAATTTATTAGCTTTAAATGCAGCAATTGAAGCAGCTAGAGCTGGTGAATATGGAAAAGGGTTTGCAGTGGTAGCAGATGAAATTAGAAAGCTTGCAGAACAATCAACTCAATCAACCAAAATTATTGATGACATGGTCAATGCACTACAAGATAACTCTGATATAGCAGTAAAAACTATGGATGGTGTGGGGGCTATATTAGAAGAACAAGTGAAAAATATGAAAATTACTGAAGAAAAATATCTAGAGATTATCAAGGCAATAGAAAATACCCACAAAATTATACAGGGATTAAATGATTCAGGGCATATAATGGAGCAGAAGAAAAATGAAGTAAATGATACTATAGATGCATTATCGGCATTAGCTCAACAAAATGCAGCTGGAACAGAAGAGGTTTCTGCCTCTATGGAGGAACAATCAGCATCAATAGAAGAAATCACAAATGCCAGTGAAGGGTTAGCAAGACTTGCTCAGGCATTACAAAACTTGATTAGTAAATTTAGAATTTAA
- a CDS encoding GerAB/ArcD/ProY family transporter, whose product MNKENIASKQGIAIMILFIIGSTLVLGVGGKAKQDIWIAVILAMLGALIITSVYARILHLFPGKNLYSIVEILFGSILGKIISIFYIFYVIHLGALVFRNFSEFIHIVSLIETPQFVLVMTMGITSIWFTRKGIEVLGRWSLLILPIVVFIIISLITLSTPKMDINNLKPILYEGIKPVIDGSFSIFTFPFAETIVFTMILSSLKNTDDVFKVYRYGIVISGLLILIVYTRNILVLGVETDSALYFPSYSAVSLIKVGDFIQRIEVLISVIFLFSGLIKISICIYGASIGIANLFNFADFKLLIPPVALITMNLSCFIYDDVMEMFFWSSNIYKYYAIPFQIVLPMIILIIAEIKKGFFSSSKKDRN is encoded by the coding sequence ATGAATAAAGAAAATATTGCTAGTAAGCAAGGTATAGCAATTATGATTTTGTTTATAATTGGAAGCACATTAGTTTTAGGTGTAGGGGGAAAAGCTAAACAGGATATATGGATAGCTGTTATATTGGCTATGTTGGGAGCTTTGATTATAACTTCAGTATATGCAAGAATTTTACATCTTTTCCCTGGAAAAAATTTGTATTCTATAGTAGAAATTTTGTTTGGAAGTATATTAGGTAAAATAATTTCCATATTCTATATTTTTTATGTTATTCATTTAGGAGCTTTGGTTTTCAGGAATTTTTCTGAATTTATTCATATAGTATCTTTAATAGAGACTCCCCAGTTTGTTCTCGTTATGACTATGGGCATTACCAGTATTTGGTTTACAAGAAAGGGTATAGAGGTATTAGGAAGGTGGTCTCTTTTAATTCTTCCCATTGTGGTATTTATAATTATATCTCTAATTACATTGTCTACACCTAAAATGGATATCAATAATTTGAAGCCAATATTATATGAAGGGATTAAACCAGTAATAGATGGTAGTTTTTCTATATTTACATTTCCATTTGCAGAAACTATTGTATTTACAATGATTTTAAGTTCTTTAAAAAATACTGATGATGTATTTAAGGTATATAGATATGGCATAGTGATATCAGGATTACTTATATTGATAGTATATACAAGAAATATCCTTGTCCTTGGAGTAGAAACTGACAGTGCATTGTATTTTCCATCGTATTCGGCTGTTAGTTTAATAAAGGTAGGAGACTTTATTCAAAGAATTGAAGTATTAATATCTGTTATATTTTTATTTTCAGGATTAATTAAGATAAGCATATGTATATATGGAGCAAGTATAGGCATAGCAAACTTATTTAATTTTGCTGACTTCAAATTATTAATTCCTCCAGTAGCATTAATAACAATGAATTTATCATGCTTTATATATGATGATGTCATGGAAATGTTTTTTTGGTCATCAAATATTTATAAATATTATGCTATTCCATTTCAGATAGTATTACCAATGATTATTTTAATTATTGCGGAAATAAAGAAGGGATTTTTTTCTTCTTCCAAAAAAGACAGAAACTGA
- a CDS encoding alanine/glycine:cation symporter family protein, with product MTTLVRVFEKIDSIVWGPPLLILLVGTGIYLSFKLGFIQVIHLPRALKYIFQKNDEDNQGDISSFASLCTALSSTIGTGNIVGVATAVKLGGPGALFWMIVAAFFGMATKYAEGLLAVKYRVVDENGQMSGGPMYYIERGLNNSFLAKAFALFGIGVAFFGIGTFPQVEAITSSMEIAFSIPKWLTGSILVLLVALVTLGGIKSISKVAQLIVPFMAVLYVFGVLSILLSNIELIPSTISLIIRGAFTKTSAVGGFAGAAAMKAVQAGISRGVFSNESGLGSAPIAAAAAKTNSCVRQGLISMTGTFFDTIVICTMTGLTLVLTGMWNSEYAGASMTNQAFRSGFFNPQIGEYIITIGLIFFAFTTIIGWNYYGERCTEYLVGVKGIKFYKLIFIVLIGLGPFLKLNLIWTIADIVNGLMAIPNLIGLIGLKSVILAETKSYFSRL from the coding sequence ATGACAACATTAGTAAGGGTATTTGAAAAAATTGATTCTATTGTATGGGGACCACCATTATTGATTTTATTAGTTGGAACAGGGATTTATTTAAGTTTTAAATTAGGCTTTATACAGGTTATACATTTACCAAGGGCATTAAAGTATATTTTTCAAAAGAATGATGAGGATAATCAGGGAGATATATCTAGCTTTGCATCTCTATGTACTGCTCTCTCCTCAACTATAGGTACAGGAAATATAGTTGGGGTTGCTACAGCGGTGAAATTAGGAGGACCTGGAGCATTATTTTGGATGATAGTAGCAGCATTTTTTGGCATGGCTACAAAATATGCAGAGGGTTTATTGGCAGTTAAATATCGAGTTGTAGATGAAAATGGTCAGATGTCTGGTGGCCCAATGTATTATATTGAAAGGGGATTAAATAATAGCTTTTTAGCTAAGGCATTTGCTTTGTTTGGAATTGGTGTGGCTTTCTTTGGTATAGGAACATTTCCACAAGTAGAGGCAATTACAAGTTCTATGGAAATAGCATTTAGTATTCCAAAATGGTTGACAGGTAGTATATTGGTTTTATTAGTAGCATTGGTAACATTAGGAGGAATAAAGAGTATATCTAAAGTTGCCCAGCTTATAGTGCCTTTTATGGCTGTTCTCTATGTATTTGGAGTATTGTCAATCTTACTGTCTAATATTGAACTTATACCTAGTACAATTTCATTAATAATCAGGGGTGCATTTACTAAAACATCAGCAGTAGGTGGTTTTGCAGGTGCAGCAGCAATGAAAGCTGTTCAAGCAGGGATATCTAGAGGTGTTTTTTCCAATGAATCAGGACTGGGCTCGGCTCCTATAGCAGCGGCTGCTGCTAAGACTAATTCATGTGTAAGACAAGGGCTTATATCTATGACAGGAACATTTTTTGACACTATAGTAATATGCACAATGACAGGATTAACTTTAGTATTAACAGGAATGTGGAACTCTGAATATGCAGGGGCTTCCATGACTAATCAAGCATTTAGAAGTGGATTTTTTAACCCACAAATAGGGGAGTATATAATTACTATAGGATTAATATTCTTTGCCTTTACCACGATTATAGGATGGAACTATTATGGAGAAAGATGTACTGAATACTTAGTGGGAGTCAAGGGAATAAAATTTTACAAATTAATTTTTATTGTTCTCATAGGATTGGGACCATTTCTTAAGCTCAATCTTATATGGACTATAGCTGATATAGTAAATGGGCTCATGGCTATACCTAATCTTATAGGACTTATAGGACTAAAGTCAGTGATTTTGGCTGAGACAAAGTCATATTTTTCTAGGCTATAG
- a CDS encoding spore germination protein, whose translation MFNRKKTEFDKYNLDKYSLFKSIEMNIQILKDIFNHDDTIIFRHFGNKTDKKLKYCIVFIKGMVDKDMIHESIIRPILRNSILGKEKNTIESMENHVITSDNIKKTKYIDKVVNSIISGNTVLLYEGVQEALIIETMGWESRDIQESEVEKSLRGPREGFTESIIKNLTMIRRRIKTPDLKFRFRTLGLRTKTECCICYIEGIVNEKILKELNKRLDKLEIDGLLDSGYIEELIKDAPFSPFRTIGDTERPDVVAGKILEGRIALLLDGTPVALTLPYIFLEYFQSQDDYYTNFYFSSINRLLRILSFILTISVPAIYTSLITFHQEMIPTSLILTVSASRQGIPFPTILEVFALLLVFEALRETGIRMPTFIGQALSIVGALVLGQAAVEARFVSAPMVIIVAFAGITGLMIPKIKGAVVLLRVIFLLLSSFLGLYGFIFGVAGLLIHLCSIYSFGIPYMSYISTLKISELKDTAIRMPRWYMEYRPKLIADRNFKRQNNGGKGYDK comes from the coding sequence ATGTTTAATCGAAAGAAAACAGAGTTTGACAAATACAATTTAGACAAATATTCTTTGTTTAAATCTATTGAAATGAATATACAAATACTTAAAGATATATTTAATCATGATGATACCATAATCTTTAGACATTTTGGAAACAAGACTGACAAAAAATTAAAATATTGTATCGTATTTATTAAAGGGATGGTAGATAAGGATATGATACATGAAAGTATAATAAGGCCTATTTTAAGAAATTCAATATTAGGAAAAGAAAAAAATACAATAGAAAGCATGGAAAATCATGTAATCACTTCAGACAACATAAAAAAGACTAAATACATAGATAAAGTGGTTAATTCAATAATTAGTGGAAATACAGTACTTTTATATGAAGGTGTACAAGAGGCATTAATAATAGAAACTATGGGATGGGAAAGTAGAGATATACAAGAGTCTGAAGTAGAAAAGTCTTTGAGGGGACCAAGGGAAGGTTTTACAGAATCTATAATCAAAAATTTAACTATGATAAGAAGAAGAATAAAGACACCTGATTTGAAGTTTAGGTTTAGAACCCTTGGATTAAGAACAAAAACTGAATGTTGTATATGTTATATTGAGGGAATAGTTAATGAAAAAATATTAAAGGAATTAAATAAAAGACTTGATAAGCTCGAAATAGATGGCTTATTGGATTCAGGATATATTGAAGAATTGATAAAAGATGCACCTTTCTCTCCATTTAGAACTATAGGAGATACTGAACGACCCGATGTTGTTGCAGGTAAAATATTGGAAGGGCGTATTGCATTATTGTTGGATGGTACTCCAGTAGCGTTGACATTGCCATATATTTTTTTAGAATATTTTCAATCTCAAGATGATTATTATACCAATTTCTATTTTTCATCAATTAACAGGTTGTTAAGGATATTATCATTTATTCTTACAATTAGTGTGCCAGCTATATACACGTCATTAATAACTTTTCATCAAGAGATGATACCTACCTCTTTGATATTGACTGTTTCTGCTTCGAGACAAGGGATACCATTTCCTACAATACTGGAGGTGTTTGCTTTATTACTTGTATTTGAAGCATTAAGGGAAACAGGGATTCGTATGCCCACATTTATAGGTCAGGCCCTTAGTATAGTTGGGGCATTGGTATTAGGGCAAGCAGCTGTAGAGGCTAGATTTGTCAGTGCACCTATGGTAATAATTGTAGCGTTTGCAGGGATAACGGGGCTTATGATTCCAAAGATTAAAGGAGCTGTGGTTTTATTAAGGGTAATATTTTTATTGTTATCATCATTTTTAGGTTTATATGGTTTCATTTTTGGAGTTGCAGGATTATTAATTCATCTATGCAGTATTTATTCCTTTGGGATACCTTATATGTCATATATAAGTACGTTAAAGATTAGTGAATTGAAGGATACAGCCATAAGAATGCCCAGATGGTATATGGAATATAGACCAAAGCTTATAGCAGATAGGAATTTCAAAAGGCAAAATAATGGGGGGAAAGGCTATGATAAATAA
- a CDS encoding NAD(P)/FAD-dependent oxidoreductase: protein MKYYDVIIIGSGPAGLFTAINCDDSNRVIVLEKNNVAGKKLLLSGAGQCNITHEGNVEDFVKHYGEHGRFLKNALYRFNNNDLLDFFRKRKLEFISNDEGKVFPNTLKASDVLDILIKECNKRGVEINYNFCVTDISYNEEDKIFNVKSKGKKYKSSNLVIATGGNSYSYTGSTGDGYTLASKLGHRIEEPLPALTPLYIKDYPFGDLSGISFEDIPIYLWRNNKKIKETMGDILLTHKHISGPGILNFSRYVNPNDVIKINFIGQKNIEGFRKEFIKDIQSNGKLLIKTLLKNYSIPKRFIDEILKIIGIDEKITCANLNKKLRNRLVMMLTEYPMTVERLGEFNMAMVTKGGVSIREINTKTMESKIVDGLYFVGEVIDIDGDTGGYNIQAAFSTAFVAGNTI from the coding sequence GTGAAATATTATGATGTGATAATTATTGGATCAGGACCAGCAGGACTTTTTACAGCGATAAATTGTGATGATAGTAACAGAGTTATTGTGTTAGAAAAGAATAATGTTGCAGGAAAGAAGCTTTTGCTTTCAGGGGCAGGACAGTGTAATATAACCCATGAGGGGAACGTAGAAGATTTTGTAAAACATTATGGTGAACATGGAAGATTTTTAAAAAATGCATTGTATAGATTTAATAATAATGATTTATTAGATTTTTTTAGAAAAAGAAAACTTGAATTTATATCTAATGATGAGGGAAAAGTATTTCCCAATACCCTTAAAGCATCGGATGTTTTGGATATCTTGATTAAAGAGTGCAATAAAAGGGGTGTAGAAATTAATTATAATTTTTGTGTAACAGATATATCATATAATGAAGAAGACAAAATATTTAATGTAAAAAGCAAGGGGAAAAAATATAAATCTTCCAATTTAGTAATTGCTACTGGGGGTAATTCATATTCTTATACTGGTTCTACAGGAGATGGATATACACTTGCATCTAAACTTGGACATAGGATAGAGGAACCTCTGCCGGCATTGACGCCTTTATATATTAAAGATTATCCCTTTGGAGATTTGTCAGGGATATCCTTTGAAGATATACCTATATATTTGTGGCGAAATAATAAAAAGATTAAGGAAACAATGGGAGATATATTGCTAACCCATAAGCATATATCAGGACCAGGGATATTAAATTTTTCTAGATATGTAAATCCCAATGATGTAATAAAGATAAATTTTATTGGTCAAAAAAACATAGAAGGATTTAGAAAGGAATTTATAAAAGATATTCAATCTAATGGTAAACTTCTTATAAAGACTTTACTGAAAAACTATTCTATACCTAAAAGGTTCATAGATGAGATTCTTAAAATTATTGGTATAGATGAAAAAATAACCTGCGCCAATTTGAATAAAAAGCTCAGAAATAGATTAGTGATGATGCTTACAGAATATCCTATGACTGTGGAGAGATTAGGAGAATTTAATATGGCAATGGTTACAAAAGGAGGAGTTTCAATTAGGGAAATAAATACCAAGACTATGGAGTCCAAAATAGTAGATGGATTATATTTTGTAGGAGAAGTTATAGATATAGATGGAGATACTGGAGGATATAATATTCAAGCAGCATTTTCTACAGCATTTGTTGCTGGAAATACAATATAA
- a CDS encoding Ger(x)C family spore germination protein, with protein sequence MINKKVMILCIFCILNIFILNGCWSYREMDKLAIVGGMAIDKGKNDNYLITAEIVDLETDGGEVKVKSKKIRMEGESVFDAIRNIIKISAKKLYWAHTKAVIVSKDIAKEDITQVIDLINRDAEIRLSLNILVSKEETARELLSQQSVTTEIRTFEIEEVFKGQKSLGKSPDVDVSDFINALSGEGISAVLPSISVVTNEGQRTSSLSGTAVFKRDKLVDFLDGEETKSYLFIIDKINSGLIIYKYPSKVNTDKITLEILENKTKMEPQYKDNNLIMNININTKVAVGEQGTDRNYVHKDGLETIKNGVQRVQKKKIEELIRKVQMEYNADIFGFGKTIKEEMPNLWKEIGSEWDELFRTVDTKVSVSMDIKNSGLSPKVIEVGD encoded by the coding sequence ATGATAAATAAGAAGGTGATGATACTTTGCATATTTTGCATATTAAATATATTCATATTAAATGGCTGCTGGAGTTATAGAGAAATGGATAAGCTTGCAATTGTCGGAGGTATGGCAATAGATAAAGGGAAAAATGATAATTATTTAATAACAGCAGAAATAGTAGATTTGGAAACCGATGGCGGAGAGGTAAAAGTAAAGTCGAAAAAGATACGAATGGAAGGAGAATCTGTATTTGATGCAATAAGAAATATAATTAAAATTTCAGCAAAAAAATTATATTGGGCCCATACTAAAGCTGTTATAGTGAGTAAAGACATTGCAAAAGAGGACATAACACAAGTAATTGATTTGATAAATAGGGATGCAGAGATTAGACTTTCATTAAATATTCTAGTTTCCAAAGAAGAGACTGCTAGAGAGCTACTTTCACAGCAAAGTGTAACTACAGAGATAAGAACCTTTGAAATTGAAGAAGTGTTTAAAGGTCAAAAAAGCTTAGGAAAATCTCCAGATGTAGATGTAAGTGATTTTATTAACGCCCTATCTGGTGAAGGTATCTCAGCAGTACTACCCAGCATATCAGTTGTAACTAATGAAGGTCAAAGGACATCAAGTTTATCAGGCACAGCAGTTTTTAAAAGGGATAAATTAGTAGATTTTTTAGATGGTGAAGAGACAAAATCCTATTTGTTTATAATAGATAAAATAAACAGTGGATTGATTATATATAAATACCCTTCCAAAGTTAATACGGATAAAATTACATTAGAAATATTAGAAAATAAAACTAAAATGGAGCCCCAGTATAAAGATAATAATTTAATTATGAATATAAATATAAATACAAAAGTAGCTGTTGGGGAGCAAGGGACAGATAGAAATTATGTCCATAAAGATGGTTTAGAAACTATAAAGAATGGTGTACAGAGGGTACAAAAGAAAAAAATAGAAGAATTAATAAGAAAAGTTCAAATGGAGTATAATGCAGATATTTTTGGGTTTGGAAAGACTATTAAAGAAGAAATGCCTAATTTGTGGAAGGAAATAGGTAGTGAGTGGGATGAACTATTTAGGACAGTAGATACTAAAGTGAGTGTATCCATGGATATAAAAAACAGTGGACTTTCTCCAAAGGTTATAGAAGTAGGTGATTAA